A single Pseudomonas sp. MM223 DNA region contains:
- the cmpR_7 gene encoding HTH-type transcriptional activator CmpR (*Name cmpR_7), translated as MFFLVACGFKLSTAARSDAEFGSKAFYMVARLGSITLAAKKLGLSQPTVTTQIRNLESQYAVELFYRGGRRLVLSEEGVRLLPMVKALLQQEADIEFELRNSGQAQGSLRIAATAPYYILDLVKIYRERLPQVDVAVEIGNSQQVLEMLEDYRVDIAASSQLLEDARLVRRVLGTDPLVVAVHRNHPLAHRQTVSIDVVAGHCLLMREKGSTTRKLTEQMMQDAGVKAGALLEIGSRESIREAVLRNIGISVIARHEVPHNPELRVLALDNAPVMHEYLYCLKERRQARLPAAFLGVAQEVAGSHF; from the coding sequence TTGTTTTTTCTTGTGGCTTGCGGCTTCAAGCTTTCAACTGCAGCGCGCAGCGATGCTGAGTTCGGCTCGAAAGCCTTTTACATGGTGGCCCGCCTGGGCAGCATCACCCTGGCGGCGAAGAAGCTCGGGCTCAGCCAGCCTACGGTGACCACGCAGATCCGCAACCTGGAAAGCCAGTACGCGGTGGAGCTGTTCTACCGCGGCGGGCGGCGCCTGGTGCTGAGCGAAGAGGGCGTGCGCCTGCTGCCGATGGTCAAGGCGCTGTTGCAGCAGGAGGCCGACATCGAGTTCGAGCTGCGCAACAGTGGCCAGGCCCAAGGCAGCTTGCGCATCGCCGCGACGGCGCCTTACTACATTCTCGACCTGGTGAAGATATACCGCGAACGCTTGCCGCAGGTGGATGTGGCGGTGGAGATCGGCAACTCCCAGCAGGTGCTGGAAATGCTCGAAGACTACCGGGTGGATATCGCCGCCTCGTCGCAACTGCTGGAGGACGCCCGGCTGGTGCGGCGGGTGTTGGGCACCGATCCGCTGGTGGTGGCGGTGCATCGCAACCACCCGCTGGCCCATCGTCAGACAGTGTCCATTGACGTGGTGGCCGGGCATTGCCTGTTGATGCGCGAAAAGGGCTCGACCACGCGCAAGCTGACCGAGCAGATGATGCAGGATGCCGGGGTCAAGGCCGGGGCCTTGCTGGAAATCGGCAGCCGCGAGTCGATCCGCGAGGCGGTGCTGCGCAACATCGGCATCAGCGTGATTGCCCGCCATGAGGTACCGCACAACCCAGAGCTGCGGGTGTTGGCGCTGGATAACGCGCCGGTGATGCATGAGTACCTGTATTGCCTGAAGGAACGGCGCCAGGCCCGGTTGCCGGCGGCATTCCTGGGTGTGGCGCAGGAAGTGGCTGGTTCGCACTTCTGA
- the cadA_2 gene encoding putative cadmium-transporting ATPase (*Name cadA_2), with product MADTVKDSSRQAIAELHELGIKTVMLTGDNPHTAQAIAAVVGIDRAEGNLLPADKLKTIEALYAQGHRVGMVGDGINDAPALARAEIGFAMAAAGTDTAIETADVALMDDDLRKIPAFVRLSRQSAAILMQNIVLALGVKAIFLAITFAGMATLWMAVFADMGVSLLVVFNGLRLLRK from the coding sequence GTGGCCGATACGGTCAAGGACAGCAGCCGCCAAGCCATCGCCGAACTGCATGAGCTGGGCATCAAGACTGTCATGCTGACCGGTGACAATCCGCATACCGCGCAGGCCATCGCTGCCGTAGTGGGTATCGACCGCGCCGAGGGCAACCTGTTGCCTGCCGACAAGCTGAAAACCATCGAGGCCTTGTACGCACAGGGCCATCGGGTAGGCATGGTGGGTGACGGCATCAATGATGCCCCGGCCCTGGCCCGCGCCGAGATCGGGTTTGCCATGGCTGCTGCCGGCACCGACACTGCCATCGAAACCGCCGATGTGGCGCTGATGGACGACGACTTGCGGAAAATCCCGGCCTTCGTCAGGCTGTCGCGCCAAAGTGCGGCGATCCTCATGCAGAACATCGTTCTGGCCCTGGGCGTCAAGGCGATATTCCTGGCGATTACCTTTGCCGGCATGGCCACCCTGTGGATGGCGGTGTTCGCCGACATGGGCGTGAGCTTGCTGGTGGTGTTCAACGGCTTGCGCCTTTTGCGCAAATGA
- the cadA_3 gene encoding Cadmium-transporting ATPase (*Name cadA_3) — protein sequence MNQPVGHDHKHPHDHAHGDDDHGHAAHGHSCCGSKAAPSLVQLSETASAQAQFSRFRIEAMDCPTEQTLIQDKLGKLAGIEQLEFNLINRVLGVRHTLDGTGDIERAIDSLGMKAEPLGAEGDSNAAAPQPAKTRWWPLALSGVAALAAEIVHFAELAPEWVVAALALAAILGCGLGTYKKGWIALKNRNLNINALMSIAVTGAVLIGQWPEAAMVMVLFTVAELIEARSLDRARNAISGLMQLTPDMATVQQADGQWREAEVREVAIGALVRVRPGERIGLDGEVTSGQSSVDQAPITGESLPVEKAVGDKLFAGTINQAGALEFRVTAGAGQSTLARIIKAVEEAQGARAPTQRFVDQFSRIYTPAVFAIALAVAVIPPLFMAAGWFDWVYRALVLLVVACPCALVISTPVTIVSGLAAAARKGILIKGGVYLEGGRHLDYLALDKTGTITHGKPVQTDAKVLEQRFEGRAQALAASLGERSDHPVSRAIAQFGKEQGLAFSEVDDFAALAGRGVRGTIAGEVYHLGNHRLVEEPGAVLARAGSPAGYPGAPGQDRGSVARPQWPIGLVRCGRYGQGQQPPSHRRTA from the coding sequence ATGAACCAGCCTGTCGGCCACGACCACAAGCACCCGCACGATCACGCCCATGGCGATGACGACCATGGCCATGCCGCTCACGGTCACAGCTGCTGCGGCTCCAAAGCCGCGCCATCCCTGGTGCAACTGAGCGAAACGGCCAGTGCCCAGGCACAGTTCAGCCGTTTTCGCATCGAGGCCATGGACTGCCCCACCGAGCAGACCCTGATCCAGGACAAGCTGGGCAAGTTGGCCGGTATCGAGCAGCTGGAATTCAACCTGATCAACCGCGTGCTCGGCGTGCGCCATACCCTGGACGGCACTGGCGACATCGAGCGGGCCATCGACAGCCTGGGCATGAAGGCCGAGCCGCTTGGTGCCGAAGGCGACAGTAACGCTGCCGCGCCACAACCGGCCAAGACCCGCTGGTGGCCGTTGGCATTGTCGGGTGTTGCCGCCCTTGCTGCCGAAATCGTGCACTTTGCCGAGCTGGCCCCGGAATGGGTGGTGGCGGCCTTGGCACTGGCAGCCATTCTTGGCTGTGGCCTGGGCACCTACAAGAAAGGCTGGATTGCCCTTAAAAACCGCAACCTCAACATCAACGCGCTGATGAGCATCGCCGTGACCGGCGCCGTGCTGATCGGCCAGTGGCCGGAAGCGGCCATGGTGATGGTGCTGTTTACCGTTGCCGAACTGATCGAAGCCCGCTCGCTGGACCGCGCGCGCAATGCCATCAGCGGGTTGATGCAGCTGACCCCGGACATGGCCACCGTGCAGCAGGCAGATGGCCAATGGCGCGAAGCAGAGGTGCGCGAAGTGGCCATCGGCGCCTTGGTGCGGGTGCGCCCCGGCGAACGCATCGGCCTGGACGGTGAAGTGACCAGTGGGCAATCCAGCGTCGATCAGGCGCCCATCACCGGCGAAAGCCTGCCTGTGGAGAAGGCCGTAGGCGACAAGCTGTTCGCCGGTACCATCAACCAGGCGGGGGCGCTGGAATTTCGCGTTACCGCCGGTGCCGGGCAATCGACTTTGGCGCGGATCATCAAGGCCGTGGAGGAAGCACAAGGCGCGCGGGCGCCTACCCAGCGCTTCGTCGACCAGTTTTCGCGTATCTACACCCCGGCGGTGTTTGCCATCGCCTTGGCCGTGGCGGTGATCCCGCCGCTGTTCATGGCCGCAGGCTGGTTCGACTGGGTCTACCGCGCCCTGGTGCTGCTGGTGGTCGCGTGCCCGTGCGCCCTGGTGATCTCGACCCCGGTGACCATCGTCAGCGGCCTGGCCGCTGCGGCGCGCAAAGGCATCCTGATCAAGGGCGGTGTGTACCTGGAGGGCGGCCGCCACCTGGACTACCTGGCCCTGGACAAGACCGGCACCATCACCCACGGCAAGCCGGTACAGACTGACGCGAAGGTACTGGAGCAGAGGTTCGAAGGCCGTGCGCAAGCCCTGGCTGCCAGCCTGGGCGAGCGCTCGGACCACCCGGTTTCCCGCGCCATTGCCCAGTTCGGCAAGGAGCAAGGCCTGGCTTTCAGCGAGGTCGATGACTTTGCCGCCCTGGCCGGGCGCGGCGTACGTGGCACCATCGCCGGTGAGGTCTATCACTTGGGCAACCATCGCCTGGTGGAGGAGCCTGGGGCTGTGCTCGCCCGAGCTGGAAGCCCAGCTGGATACCCTGGAGCGCCAGGGCAAGACCGTGGTTCTGTTGCTCGACCGCAGTGGCCCATTGGCCTTGTTCGCTGTGGCCGATACGGTCAAGGACAGCAGCCGCCAAGCCATCGCCGAACTGCATGA
- the zntR gene encoding HTH-type transcriptional regulator ZntR (*Name zntR), with amino-acid sequence MKIGELAKATDCAVETIRYYERENLLPEPARTEGNYRLYTQAHVERLTFIRNCRTLDMTLEEIRSLLRLRDSPDDSCGSVNALIDEHIEHVQARIDGLVALQEQLVELRRRCNAQGSECAILQQLETNGAVSVPDTEHSHVGRSHGH; translated from the coding sequence ATGAAGATCGGAGAACTGGCCAAAGCCACCGACTGCGCAGTGGAAACCATCCGCTACTACGAGCGTGAAAACCTCTTGCCCGAGCCTGCCCGCACAGAAGGCAACTACCGGCTGTACACCCAGGCCCACGTGGAACGGCTGACCTTTATCCGCAACTGCCGCACCCTGGACATGACCCTGGAGGAAATCCGCAGCCTGCTACGCCTGCGCGACAGCCCCGACGACTCGTGCGGCAGCGTGAATGCGCTGATCGACGAGCATATCGAGCATGTGCAGGCGCGGATCGATGGCTTGGTGGCGTTGCAGGAGCAGCTGGTGGAGCTGCGGCGGCGCTGCAATGCGCAGGGGAGTGAATGCGCGATCTTGCAGCAACTTGAGACGAACGGGGCGGTATCGGTGCCGGATACCGAGCATTCGCATGTGGGGCGAAGCCACGGGCATTGA
- the thyA gene encoding Thymidylate synthase (*Name thyA), with protein MKQYLDLVRDVIDNGTLQGNRTGIRTISLPGAMLRFDLQKGFPAITTRKLAFKSAIGEMVGFLRGVKNAGEFRELGCKVWDQNANENAQWLANPFRQGHDDLGEIYGVQWRQWPGYKRIPLSNPAAIEMAEKAGFRRIAQDEEDGQAFVVLYKAIDQVRQCLDTIANDPGSRRILFHGWNCAQLDEMALPPCHLLYQFHPNVETKEISLTLYIRSNDLGLGTPFNLTEGAALLSLFGRLTGYTPRWFTYFIGDAHVYENHLDMLNEQLKREPLEAPKLVISDRVPSFAETGKYEPEWLEKIEPSDFWLEGYEHHAPMTAPMAV; from the coding sequence ATGAAACAGTATCTGGACCTGGTCCGCGACGTCATCGACAACGGCACGCTGCAGGGAAACCGCACCGGCATCCGCACCATCAGCCTGCCGGGCGCCATGCTGCGTTTCGACCTGCAGAAGGGCTTCCCGGCCATTACCACGCGCAAGCTGGCGTTCAAGTCGGCGATCGGCGAAATGGTCGGTTTCCTGCGTGGCGTGAAGAACGCTGGTGAATTCCGCGAACTGGGCTGCAAGGTCTGGGACCAGAACGCCAACGAAAACGCCCAGTGGCTGGCCAACCCGTTCCGCCAAGGCCATGACGACCTGGGCGAGATCTACGGCGTGCAATGGCGCCAGTGGCCGGGCTACAAGCGCATTCCGCTGAGCAACCCGGCTGCCATCGAAATGGCCGAGAAGGCCGGTTTCCGCCGTATTGCCCAGGACGAAGAAGACGGCCAGGCGTTCGTGGTGCTGTACAAGGCCATCGACCAGGTGCGCCAGTGCCTGGACACCATCGCCAACGACCCGGGCAGCCGCCGCATCCTGTTCCACGGCTGGAACTGCGCGCAACTGGACGAAATGGCCCTGCCGCCGTGCCACCTGCTGTACCAGTTCCACCCGAATGTAGAGACCAAGGAAATTTCCCTGACGCTTTACATCCGTTCCAACGACCTGGGCCTGGGCACACCGTTCAACCTCACCGAAGGCGCGGCGCTGCTGTCGTTGTTCGGCCGCCTGACCGGTTATACCCCGCGCTGGTTCACCTACTTCATCGGCGATGCCCATGTGTATGAAAATCACCTGGACATGCTGAACGAGCAGCTCAAGCGCGAGCCGCTGGAGGCGCCGAAGCTGGTGATCAGTGATCGTGTGCCTTCGTTTGCCGAAACGGGCAAGTACGAGCCGGAGTGGCTGGAGAAGATCGAACCGAGTGATTTCTGGCTGGAAGGGTATGAGCACCATGCGCCGATGACAGCGCCGATGGCGGTGTAA
- the lgt gene encoding Phosphatidylglycerol--prolipoprotein diacylglyceryl transferase (*Name lgt) translates to MLPYPQIDPVALAIGPLKIHWYGLMYLIGIGGAWLLASRRLNRFDPTWSREKLSDLVFWLSMGVIVGGRLGYVLFYDLHAYLANPTLIFEVWKGGMSFHGGFIGVMLAALWFGKRNNKSFFELMDFVAPLVPIGLGAGRIGNFINAELWGKPTDVPWAMIFPPFSDPAQLPRHPSQLYQFALEGVALFLILWLFSRKPRPTMAVSGMFALFYGIFRFIVEFVRVPDAQLGYIAWGWLTMGQILCVPMILAGLGLIWWAYNRKPTAKPA, encoded by the coding sequence ATGCTGCCTTACCCGCAGATAGACCCCGTGGCCCTGGCCATCGGGCCGCTGAAAATCCATTGGTACGGCCTGATGTACCTGATTGGCATCGGCGGCGCCTGGCTGCTGGCCTCGCGCCGGCTGAACCGCTTCGACCCTACCTGGTCGCGTGAGAAGCTTTCCGACCTGGTGTTCTGGCTGTCGATGGGGGTGATCGTCGGTGGCCGCCTGGGTTACGTGCTGTTCTACGACCTGCATGCCTACCTGGCCAACCCGACGCTGATCTTCGAGGTGTGGAAGGGCGGCATGTCGTTCCACGGCGGTTTCATCGGCGTGATGCTGGCGGCCTTGTGGTTCGGCAAGCGCAACAACAAGTCGTTCTTCGAGCTGATGGACTTCGTCGCCCCGCTGGTGCCGATCGGTCTGGGTGCCGGGCGTATCGGCAACTTCATCAACGCGGAGCTGTGGGGTAAGCCCACCGACGTGCCATGGGCGATGATTTTCCCGCCGTTCAGCGACCCGGCCCAGTTGCCGCGCCACCCGTCGCAGCTGTACCAATTCGCCCTGGAGGGCGTGGCACTGTTCCTGATCCTGTGGCTGTTCTCGCGCAAGCCGCGGCCAACCATGGCGGTATCGGGCATGTTCGCGCTGTTCTACGGCATCTTCCGCTTCATCGTCGAATTCGTGCGGGTGCCGGATGCCCAACTGGGTTACATCGCCTGGGGCTGGCTGACCATGGGTCAGATTCTGTGCGTACCGATGATCCTGGCTGGCCTTGGCCTGATCTGGTGGGCTTATAATCGCAAGCCCACGGCGAAACCCGCCTGA
- the ptsP gene encoding Phosphoenolpyruvate-dependent phosphotransferase system (*Name ptsP), with protein sequence MLNTLRKIVQEVNSAKDLKSALGIIVLRVKEAMGSQVCSVYLLDPETNRFVLMASEGLNKRSIGKVSMAPNEGLVGLVGTREEPLNLENAADHPRYRYFAETGEEKFASFLGAPIIHHRRVVGVLVIQQKERRQFDEGEEAFLVTMSAQLAGVIAHAEATGSIRGLGRQGKGIQEARFVGVPGSPGAAVGRAVVMLPPADLEVVPDKTVDDIDAELKLFQNALEGVRDDMRKLSAKLATQLRPEERALFDVYLMMLEDAALGGEVTEVIKTGQWAQGALRQVVGEHVNRFELMDDDYLRERASDVKDLGRRLLAYLQEARSQSLVYADNTILVSEELTPAMLGEVPEGKLVGLVSVLGSGNSHVAILARAMGIPTVMGLVDLPYSKVDGIELIVDGYKGEVFTNPSEVLRKQYSEVVEEERQLAQGLDALRELPCVTPDGHRMPLWVNTGLLADVARAQQRGAEGVGLYRTEVPFMINQRFPSEKEQLAIYREQLAAFHPLPVTMRTLDIGGDKALSYFPIKEENPFLGWRGIRVTLDHPEIFLVQTRAMLKASEGLNNLRILLPMISGIHELEEALHLIHRAWGEVRDEGTDVPMPPVGVMVEIPAAVYQTKELARQVDFLSVGSNDLTQYLLAVDRNNPRVADLYDYLHPAVLQALNTVVRDAHGEGKPVSICGEMAGDPAAAILLMAMGFDSLSMNATNLPKVKWMLRQVNMSKAKDLLAEALSHDNPQVIHSSLQLALKNLGLARMIGPGANKTL encoded by the coding sequence ATGCTCAATACGCTGCGCAAGATCGTCCAGGAAGTAAACTCCGCCAAAGATCTCAAGTCGGCGTTGGGGATCATTGTCTTGCGCGTCAAGGAGGCCATGGGCAGCCAGGTCTGCTCGGTCTACCTGCTCGACCCGGAAACCAACCGCTTCGTGCTGATGGCCTCCGAAGGCTTGAACAAGCGCTCCATCGGCAAGGTCAGCATGGCGCCCAACGAGGGCCTGGTTGGCCTGGTCGGTACCCGGGAAGAGCCGCTGAACCTGGAAAACGCCGCCGACCACCCGCGTTACCGCTACTTTGCCGAAACCGGTGAAGAAAAATTCGCCTCCTTCCTGGGTGCGCCGATCATTCACCACCGCCGCGTGGTTGGGGTATTGGTCATCCAGCAAAAGGAGCGCCGCCAGTTCGACGAGGGCGAAGAAGCCTTCCTGGTCACCATGAGCGCCCAGCTTGCCGGGGTAATTGCCCACGCCGAAGCCACTGGCTCGATCCGTGGCCTTGGCCGGCAGGGCAAGGGTATTCAGGAAGCGCGTTTCGTCGGTGTACCCGGCTCGCCTGGCGCTGCCGTAGGGCGTGCGGTGGTGATGCTGCCGCCGGCCGACCTGGAAGTGGTGCCGGACAAAACCGTCGATGACATCGACGCTGAGCTCAAGCTGTTCCAGAACGCCCTTGAAGGCGTGCGCGACGACATGCGCAAGCTGTCGGCCAAGCTGGCCACCCAGCTGCGCCCGGAAGAGCGCGCGTTGTTCGATGTGTACCTGATGATGCTCGAAGATGCAGCCCTGGGCGGCGAGGTGACCGAAGTCATCAAGACCGGCCAGTGGGCGCAGGGCGCCCTGCGCCAAGTGGTTGGCGAGCACGTCAACCGCTTCGAACTGATGGACGATGACTACCTGCGTGAGCGCGCCTCCGACGTCAAGGACCTTGGCCGGCGCCTGCTGGCCTACCTGCAGGAAGCCCGCTCGCAGTCGCTGGTGTATGCCGACAACACCATTCTGGTCAGTGAAGAGCTGACCCCGGCCATGCTCGGCGAAGTGCCGGAAGGCAAGCTGGTGGGCCTGGTTTCGGTACTGGGTTCGGGTAACTCCCACGTCGCCATCCTCGCTCGTGCCATGGGCATCCCCACGGTGATGGGCCTGGTCGACCTGCCGTACTCCAAGGTCGACGGTATCGAACTGATCGTCGACGGCTACAAGGGCGAGGTGTTCACCAACCCCAGCGAAGTGCTGCGCAAGCAGTACAGCGAAGTGGTCGAAGAAGAACGCCAGCTGGCCCAGGGCCTGGATGCCTTGCGCGAACTGCCGTGCGTCACCCCCGACGGCCACCGCATGCCGCTGTGGGTCAACACCGGCTTGCTGGCCGACGTGGCCCGTGCCCAGCAGCGCGGCGCCGAAGGGGTAGGCCTGTACCGCACCGAAGTGCCGTTCATGATCAACCAGCGCTTCCCCAGCGAGAAAGAGCAGTTGGCCATTTACCGCGAGCAGCTGGCGGCCTTCCACCCGCTGCCGGTGACCATGCGTACCCTCGACATCGGCGGTGACAAGGCGCTTTCGTACTTTCCGATCAAGGAAGAAAACCCGTTCCTCGGTTGGCGCGGCATCCGCGTTACCCTCGACCACCCGGAAATCTTCCTGGTGCAGACCCGCGCCATGCTCAAGGCCAGCGAGGGCCTGAACAACCTGCGCATCCTGCTGCCGATGATTTCTGGCATCCACGAGCTGGAAGAAGCGCTGCACCTGATCCACCGCGCCTGGGGCGAGGTGCGGGACGAAGGCACCGACGTGCCGATGCCGCCGGTGGGCGTGATGGTGGAAATCCCTGCGGCGGTGTACCAGACCAAGGAGCTGGCGCGGCAGGTGGACTTCCTGTCGGTCGGCTCAAACGACCTGACCCAGTACCTGCTGGCGGTGGACCGCAACAACCCGCGGGTCGCCGACCTTTACGACTATCTGCACCCGGCTGTGCTGCAAGCGCTGAACACCGTAGTGCGCGACGCCCATGGCGAAGGCAAACCGGTGAGCATCTGCGGTGAAATGGCCGGTGACCCGGCGGCGGCGATCCTGCTGATGGCCATGGGCTTCGACAGCTTGTCGATGAACGCCACCAACCTGCCGAAGGTGAAGTGGATGCTGCGTCAGGTGAACATGAGCAAGGCCAAGGACCTGCTGGCCGAGGCCCTGAGCCATGACAACCCGCAGGTTATCCACAGCTCGTTGCAGCTGGCCCTTAAAAACCTTGGGTTGGCACGGATGATCGGGCCTGGGGCCAATAAAACCCTGTGA
- the rppH_2 gene encoding RNA pyrophosphohydrolase (*Name rppH_2) encodes MIDPDGFRPNVGIILTNDAGQVLWARRINQDAWQFPQGGINPDETPEDALYRELNEEVGLERDDVEILACTRGWLRYRLPQRLVRTHSQPLCIGQKQKWFLLRLVSNEQRVRMDLTGKPEFDGWRWVSYWYPLGQVVTFKREVYRRALKELAPRLLTRD; translated from the coding sequence GTGATCGACCCGGATGGTTTTCGCCCCAATGTCGGGATCATTCTCACGAATGATGCCGGGCAGGTGCTATGGGCTCGCCGGATCAACCAGGATGCCTGGCAGTTTCCCCAGGGGGGTATCAACCCTGACGAGACGCCGGAAGATGCCCTGTACCGCGAGCTGAACGAAGAAGTTGGCCTTGAACGCGATGATGTGGAAATTCTTGCCTGCACCCGCGGTTGGTTGCGTTATCGTTTACCCCAGCGACTGGTACGTACCCACAGCCAGCCGCTGTGCATCGGCCAGAAGCAGAAGTGGTTCCTGCTACGGCTGGTCAGCAATGAACAGCGGGTGCGGATGGACCTGACCGGCAAGCCCGAATTCGACGGCTGGCGCTGGGTGAGCTATTGGTATCCGCTGGGCCAGGTTGTGACATTCAAGCGCGAGGTGTACCGACGCGCCCTGAAAGAGCTAGCACCGCGTCTTCTGACGCGCGACTGA
- a CDS encoding putative phosphatase has product MRLALFDLDNTLLGGDSDHAWGDYLCERGILDPVAYKQRNDGFYQEYLNGTLDLQAYLAFSMEILAATPVAQLDEWHRDFMRDCIEPIILPKALALLQQHREAGDQLVIITATNRFVTAPIARRLGVRVLLATECERHEGRYTGRSTDIPCFREGKVTRLERWMLENGFDLEDSYFYSDSMNDLPLLQRVTHAVAVDPDPNLRAEAEKRGWPVVSLRG; this is encoded by the coding sequence ATGCGCCTGGCTTTATTCGACCTGGACAATACCCTCCTCGGTGGCGACAGCGACCATGCCTGGGGTGACTACCTTTGCGAGCGCGGCATTCTCGACCCGGTCGCCTACAAGCAACGCAACGATGGCTTCTACCAGGAATACCTCAACGGCACCCTGGACCTGCAGGCCTACCTGGCCTTTTCCATGGAGATCCTGGCGGCAACACCTGTGGCCCAGCTCGACGAATGGCACCGCGACTTCATGCGCGACTGCATCGAGCCGATCATCCTGCCCAAGGCCCTGGCCTTGCTACAGCAGCACCGCGAGGCGGGCGACCAGCTGGTGATCATCACCGCCACCAACCGTTTCGTCACCGCGCCAATTGCCCGGCGCCTTGGGGTACGCGTACTGCTGGCAACCGAATGCGAGAGGCACGAGGGCCGCTACACCGGGCGCAGTACCGATATACCGTGTTTCCGTGAAGGCAAAGTGACGCGGCTGGAACGCTGGATGCTGGAGAATGGCTTCGACCTGGAAGACAGCTACTTCTATAGCGACTCGATGAACGATTTACCGCTGTTGCAGCGGGTGACGCACGCGGTGGCGGTGGACCCGGACCCGAACCTGCGGGCCGAGGCCGAGAAGCGCGGGTGGCCGGTGGTTTCGCTCAGGGGTTGA
- the ilvA_4 gene encoding L-threonine dehydratase biosynthetic IlvA (*Name ilvA_4): protein MLEQYVKKILTSRVYDVAVETPLQSAGQLSKRLGNQILLKREDLQPVFSFKIRGAYNKLAQLTPEELARGVVTASAGNHAQGLALAAREMGIKATIVMPKTTPEIKIEGVRSRGGKVVLHGDSFPEALAYSLKLVEEKGFVYVHPYDDPHTIAGQGTVAMEILRQHPGQLDAIFVPVGGGGLIAGIAAYVKYLRPEIKVIGVEPDDSNCLQAAMAAGERVVLPQVGLFADGVAVAQIGQHTFDICRHHVDEVVTVSTDEICAAIKDIYDDTRSITEPAGALGVAGIKKYVELYGVTGQTLVAIDSGANVNFDRLRHVAERAELGEKREAIIAVTIPERPGSFKAFCEAIGKRQITEFNYRKHTSDEAHIFVGVQTHPENDPRAALVQHLAEQGFPVIDLTDNELAKLHIRHMVGGHSAGASDEMVLRFEFPERPGALFNFLNKLGGRWNISMFHYRNHGAADGRVVAGLQVPEDERDLVPAALAKIGYPYWDETENPAYKLFLG from the coding sequence ATGCTCGAACAGTACGTCAAGAAGATCCTCACCTCGCGCGTCTATGACGTTGCCGTCGAAACCCCGCTGCAGAGCGCCGGGCAACTGAGCAAGCGCCTGGGCAACCAGATTTTGCTCAAGCGCGAAGACCTGCAACCGGTGTTCTCGTTCAAGATCCGCGGGGCGTACAACAAGCTGGCCCAGCTGACCCCGGAAGAGCTGGCCCGTGGCGTGGTCACCGCATCGGCCGGCAACCACGCCCAGGGGCTGGCCCTGGCTGCGCGCGAGATGGGCATCAAGGCCACCATCGTAATGCCCAAGACCACCCCGGAGATCAAGATCGAAGGTGTGCGTTCGCGCGGTGGCAAGGTAGTGCTGCATGGCGACTCGTTCCCCGAGGCGCTGGCCTATTCGCTGAAGCTGGTCGAAGAGAAGGGTTTTGTCTACGTACACCCTTACGACGACCCGCACACCATTGCCGGCCAGGGCACCGTAGCCATGGAAATCCTGCGCCAGCACCCTGGCCAGCTGGACGCCATCTTCGTGCCCGTGGGCGGTGGTGGCCTGATCGCCGGTATTGCCGCCTATGTGAAGTACCTGCGCCCGGAAATCAAGGTGATCGGTGTCGAGCCGGACGACTCCAACTGCCTGCAAGCGGCCATGGCTGCCGGTGAGCGTGTGGTGTTGCCGCAGGTCGGGTTGTTCGCCGACGGTGTGGCGGTGGCGCAGATTGGCCAGCACACCTTCGACATCTGCCGTCACCATGTGGATGAAGTGGTGACGGTCAGCACGGATGAAATTTGTGCGGCGATCAAGGATATCTACGACGATACCCGCTCGATCACCGAACCTGCCGGCGCCTTGGGCGTGGCGGGCATCAAGAAGTACGTCGAATTGTATGGCGTGACCGGGCAGACGCTGGTGGCCATCGATTCCGGTGCCAACGTTAACTTCGACCGCCTGCGCCACGTGGCCGAGCGTGCCGAACTGGGTGAGAAGCGCGAAGCGATCATCGCCGTGACCATCCCGGAGCGCCCAGGCAGCTTCAAGGCTTTCTGCGAGGCGATCGGCAAGCGCCAGATCACCGAATTCAACTACCGCAAGCACACTTCCGATGAGGCACACATCTTCGTTGGCGTGCAGACCCACCCGGAAAACGACCCGCGTGCGGCGCTGGTGCAGCATCTGGCCGAGCAAGGCTTTCCGGTTATTGACCTGACCGACAACGAACTGGCCAAGCTGCACATTCGCCACATGGTCGGCGGCCATTCGGCCGGTGCCAGTGACGAAATGGTGCTGCGCTTCGAATTCCCCGAGCGGCCTGGGGCGTTGTTCAACTTCCTCAACAAGCTGGGCGGGCGCTGGAACATCTCGATGTTCCATTACCGTAACCATGGCGCGGCTGACGGGCGTGTGGTGGCGGGCTTGCAGGTGCCGGAGGACGAGCGAGACCTGGTGCCTGCGGCGCTGGCCAAGATTGGCTACCCCTACTGGGACGAGACCGAGAACCCGGCCTACAAGCTGTTCTTGGGCTGA